Part of the Zea mays cultivar B73 chromosome 4, Zm-B73-REFERENCE-NAM-5.0, whole genome shotgun sequence genome is shown below.
TTATTGATGCAACCTCAATTAAAAAATGTGATGTCTTACAATTTTTAATAATAGGCAAATATGTTGACAACCGTACATTAATATAATCCTTTTAGCGATATTGATAAGTCTttgttgtatgtttgcagggatgTCACAGCGGCATGAATTGTCCTCGTAACTTAACAGATCAATTATAAAGTTCATTCGAAGAATCTTTGCATCCTATAcacaaagacataagagaacaaaaTGTAACATGGATTATTTCTTTTTCTTGCTAAGGTATTTACTTTTTTCATTAAGAATACAACAATGGTTGAAAGCTCTCCAGAAGAGACAACCCTAAAAAGACTCAAGACAATAATGAGATCACTgaagaaaaaataaataaatgagCAGATTGACTGCCGTACACAAGTGCACACTGTCGAGAGCAAAATGTTTTTCTCTAGCTAGTAGGAgtgaataagatatcaatttctTCACTGAAGACACTATGATGGTTCAAAAATCACCAAAAATGATAAAGAAGGCTCCTACTTGTAAAAAAAGAGCAGATATAGTAccggaggctcccacatgagtgaggTTAGGGAAGGGATAAATCGAGGCAAGCCTTTCTTCCGCAAATACGGAGAAGCTGCTTTGATCCCGCGATTTGGTGATTTTGTAAGACAAGTAGCAACACTATACCAAACATGTCCTTCTAAAAAATGGTCGACCCAATGCCGAAGGCTTCAACATGAATAGAGTATGGGGAAGGGATAAATCGAGGCAAGCCTTTCTCGCAAATAAAGAGAGGTTGTTTCGAATCCGCAACCTGGTGACTTCGTGAGACATCTCTCACCACTGCATTAATCCCGCCCTTCTGAAAGATCCAACTTGTACTTTGTATAATGGATTTGAGTTTACTATACTAACAAATCATCCTAAAACTTGAGCTGTTGACAGAAGGTAGATTCGGTATTGATCATTATGAGGCACTAAGACAGTAATAGAATTAATTAAAAATTATATGTAAAAATATACTGTAAGTAAGAATATGGTATGGAATTAATGGATTAATTATGGCGGATGAGAAGCTACAAAAAAATATTCAAAAATTACCTAGAGTTTGTTTTAGAAAACAGAACAATCAATGATGATCCTTGCCTATGACGACTCAATCATAACTACAATAGCATGTACGTCTCTAGATTGATTTTCCATCAAATTTAGCACAGTTCACCTAAGGAAGTTATAGATTTGGTAAACACGTGTGGAAGAAACTTATGTAATACTCTATAGACAGTACCTTTATTTTCCGTTCTCGCTCAACTTATTGATGACATTCCCAAGAATCATTAAGCTCTTGTTAATATACTTCCCCTCATTCAAACATACCCTTGTTGCCCCTGTCTTGATGATTCTTTCTGACCCAGCAAGATCCACCAAATTCTACATGTAAAACAAAAGGGCACAATATTTTCTACACATTTACTTTTACTACATACATGGTACCTGAGTATACAGTGAAGTGTACATACCAAAACAGATATGCGGATAACATCTCCACCGTCTGTCTGGTCCTTACCACTGCTCTCAATTACCTAACACCGATATAAACAAAACATTCTTGATTTAGTTCTCGCTTCCATTCAACTACAAAAATGAACTTAGAACAACTGCAATTACAGAACTGCTGCAGAATTCAGAATTCTATACCATTCTGAAAATAGTGTGTGACCGACTGCTCCGCATGTTCATGTTGGTCTCTCCAAAATTCATGTTCGCTGAAAACAACAAAGAAATAGTGACAAACGGTGAAACAAGTTTCGCAGTTGGTGAAAAATAAAATGTAGGGACAGAAATGTGCCTTCTCCAAGCTGGAGGAGCTCAAACACTTGCTCTGTGCTGTTCACGATCTCCTCCCGCAAACCAGACACGTACACTCCACGCTATAGGCAATAATAAATTTTCACTGTTACAAAAACATGTTGATAAATCAGAGAAAAATATCCAAAGGAGTACTTACATCTAAGctctcatgaatcttcagctTCTGGCCTTCAAGTGTCAAGAGGTCGTTGATTTCCTCATTGTAGATCTCCATGTAGGACACCCGGATGAGGAACTCGCGGTCGTCAGCCTGACCCAGACAGACCCAAATCCAACAAATCAGTCACGCGCAGCAGAAACAATTGCAGCAACCAATCTAACAATGTCTTGTTCGGGGAGCATATAATCGAGCAATCAACACACCTGGCGCACGGTGTCAAAGACGTCGCGGACCGCGCGAGGAATGATGACCGGGTCGGCATCGGAGCTGTTCATGGTGAATGTCTTCCCGCTGCTGGTCTGGCCGTAGACGAAGGCAGTGCCGTTGAATCCACCGACGAGAGCGCCAATGAGTTCCCGGACGACCGTTCCATAGATCTGCTCGTTGTTCGCCGCACCGTCGAAGACGTGGTCTGCGGAGCCAACCAACCACAACCAAAGGAAGGAGGCACGAGCGGACGGGTTTAGGGGTTGAGAGCGACAGTGAAGGAGAGGGACGTCGTAAGAGGAGCGTGATCCATACTGAAGGCGAAGGAGGCACCGGGGACGGGGCCGGCGGCGCGGTGGAGGGAAATGCGGGTGTCATCGATACGCCACTCGCGGTCGCTGCCTTCGCCGGAACTGGCTGGGGAGGTGTTAGCGACCACCAGGTTGGGAGGGCGGAAGCGGACAGCGATGGAGATCTTCTCAATGGCGCGGCGGCTGTTGCTTCGTTCGAAGGACGAGACTGGGAGGAGGATTTCAAATTTCGGTGTGAGCGAGGAGCGTGCCCGTGGTGACGAGGCGGCTGCTGGCAGTCGTGCGACCGGTTCACGGGGGGATTCGACGTGGGCGTTGCGGGATGCGGGAGGGGATTCGCGGCGGGCGGGCGGCTGCTCGAGGCGGAGGCAGCTGCTGGCGGTCGTGCGACCGGTTCGCGCGGGCGTTGTGGGAAGGGATTCGCGGCGGGCGTGCAGGCTGCtcgaggcgggggcagtctacagtatgctcttaatagttagtagagaagtCTATCGAAAGAAAATgcaaaaaaagaaaaggagaatatCATCATCCGTTCATGTTCGAAGCTCTAGCAACTTCCTTCTCTGGATGGGCATGGATGCCAGTGTCGACGTTCGGTTGCAATGACAGGACAGAACGGGATGTGGTAATCACtcaaataaggttgtttggttTAAGGTCAAAGGTTAAGATAAGATTATCTCAGTGTTGTCCCAGTtatccctcaaaattggagggacgagagaggACGTCACGAGACATCCTGTCCTAACTGTCCTGCAACCAAACGAACCCTAATTATCCAGCACTGGAAGCATTTGAGCAACAAAGTTTGCAATTTCAGCAACTAACTGTTTCTTAAATCCAGGCACCTACTACCTGTTGACTTCATCCACACGCATGCATGAACATTCCCTCCCTTTTACAAACTGGTCAATTTGTTTGATCTAATGTAAtcacgatgatgatgatgtataATCTAATCTATCCCTTGCATGCACTAGTGCGCCTACATGCATGGCGCATCACATCATGCTAGTGTACATGTGGCTGTCCACCACCAGAGTTGAGCTTGTGATCTAAATTTCTACGCATGGACGCCAACCCTAATTAAAGTTTCGTACTGTGCCACAATCATTACTCCTCTCGGAAACCGTCGTATAAAGACAGTGTTCTATAAACTCTCTTCTACATCATAGTAAAGGTTTTGACTGGCTGATGTATGTGATTTTTTCTTTCGTATTTAAGGGTTTTTCATTTAAATTTGTATGTTATGCTCTATGATTTGTTAGATAGCTGATCTACTTCGTGCCGATTGAGCTAACAAAGGTGAAGGGACGGCAAGTCAATGCCACGATCTGCCTCCCTGATGAATCTGCGTCCGTCTTTTGccgcatccgagaccaaaaggtactctctctctctctctctctctctctctctctctctctctctctctctctctctctctctctctctctctctctctctctctcacagtGGAAAACTGACACTGATATatattttctttttttctaatGGGTAGCAAAGTATTTTATCCGGATCGCTTACAAAAAAAACACTTCTACCTCTAATTTTTATCTAGTTACAAAATttatgtaataaatacttttTCTAGATGTGTAACTAATATTTTAGTAGGTGTATTACTATTCCTATCTAAAAAAACCCCCGAACCCTTCATCGTATCTTCCCCTGATTATTCCTTTCAGGATCTTGCAAATATATAGTTTTTTCATATTTGATTGATTTGGCAGAGAACCGACTGTTTTACGCATTCGAACTGAAAATTCTAGTATCTAAATATTGCTTGGGTTAGCCCTGCCCCTGCTGCAGCCTGCATTATAAACTCTGCTGACGCTGACAACTGGGCCCGGGGTCACTGTAACGGTACACGTGTAACAGGGAGAGTCCCTGGTATATGGGCTCCACTCCATCTCGTGGCTTCTATAGCTAGTGAAAGTACTACGCCGGCGAGCTCATGCGCAGCAGCGACCGCGCCGACCAGCCGCCGCGGAACATGTCGTCGAGGGCGATGACGAGCGCCATGGACAGCGGCGCGCCGAGGCGTGGCCCGGCCACGACGAGGCGGAACACGTCGTCGCCGACGGCCTCCTTCCTCTGCACCTCCGCGACGACGGCGCCCCCGCGGGCGTCGCGCACCGCGCAGGCGCGCCGACCGTAGGAACCCTCCACCACGTACGACGGTGCGTCGGTTCCCGCGGCGGCggagcgggggcgggggcgggcgagcgccagcGTCTTGCAGCACGCGCCTATGCGGCGGCGGCGGACGGACAGCAGCGGCGTGGCCCCGGCCGTCGTGCCGTCGTCGGCGTCGCCGTCGTAGATGACCCAGCGCTCCGCTAAGCCGAACCGCGTCTTGCGGCGCACGGTGAGCAGCGGCTTCCCCGTGGCGTCCATGAGCACGACGTCGGCGCGGCGCCGGCGGCGGAACGAGCCGGCGTAGCAGTCCACGCGGAAGGCCAGGTCGCCGCGGGCGTCGTAGACGGTGAAGCCGTCGCAGTTGAAGAGCAGCGACTTGCGCCACACCGTCAGCACCGTGGGCAGCTCTCCCTCGGCCTCTGCCTGGACGGACTCCGCGGCGTTGGGGTGGACCTTGGCCATCACTCCTCTGCTTCGGCCTAGCTTGCTATGGCGGCTAGCTACCTACCTACCTGCAAAGGTACCTTGGTAATTAAGCAAGGATGAGCCATTGCGCTTGGAGTCGAGCGGGTGGAGAGGAGTTGGAGGAGAAGCGGAGGGGATTTATACCCGGCCGCGCGGAGAAGATGGCGCTCTGCTCTCTGGGTGACAAgtgaccatctcgctgacctcagCATCCATCCCTGGCCGGAGCCGGACGGCGAGCACCGAAAGGGAAGTTGGCGGCGGCGCATATTTCCTTCCCATATTTTCCTGTCTTCCAATTTTGAACTGAAAAAAAATACATTTTTTCCGGCGTGAATCAGGATAACTATAATAAACAAGGTATATATACGCAGAGGCAGCATTGCATTTGCATTTGCCGTGGGGGAGGGAAGAGGTGGAGGAACCTGATTCCTCACCGCCCACATCGACTCTCTTCATCAGTTCGTCCGTCCAGGTCAATTTGCTTGAGTTGGGTGGGCCAACAAAGTTATATTCTCGGTGACGCGGCGGGAGGAGTGGTCGGCGACGGCGACGAGGGCGTAACTGAATGGCTACTGGCTTGTCGGCCACTATTTGACGTGTGATCTCTCCTAATCTCTGTTTGGTTCAAGAAATGTAACGCAAATGGTAATAGTAATGATTTACGCTCGATTActggcggtaacaaatttgaataggctCAATTTTTAGTGTGGTATCTAATTACGGTtagactaaaacaaacatgatttaacgttatcagttacccattgcgttacaaatatgtgaaccaaacgacaccttAGTGTATGGTGTTGTTTTCTATGGGTGGCTCTGATTTTTTTTTTCTTTAAAATGTCCAAACTACTAATCTCACCTATGAACAATATCCATATAACTTTCTAAAATAAAATTTTTAGTTCAATTCACCCCTCCACTATTTGAGTTGGTGCGATCTACTTGTTAATAAAATTTGTctttttatatatttatatacaaACTAAGTTTTAAATTTACATTTTGTTGGTTAATTAATAGTTAATGTCATAATTTAGTCTAGAAAAATATATTATGATTTTTCATAATTATTTTTGATGAGTTAGGCAGAAGGTATAATAATACCCTTAATGTTACAAAACTAAATGCAAAAGTACTATATCCTCAACCACCTTATAAAATAAGAATTTGAGTTCAACTTGTACATGAAGATTCGAAAAAGTTAGATAGATCCTCTCCCTAATAAGACTTATCTTTTTTTCTCCATGTACatgttgaattctaagtttatatgtTTTGAGGTGATTGAGGACATCATAAATTATGTTAGCAAAAACATGTTAATAATTTTTTCATCATATTTATATTTAGTTTTATATTATTAAAGTTATTATATTA
Proteins encoded:
- the LOC100273162 gene encoding Protein LURP-one-related 8-like; amino-acid sequence: MAKVHPNAAESVQAEAEGELPTVLTVWRKSLLFNCDGFTVYDARGDLAFRVDCYAGSFRRRRRADVVLMDATGKPLLTVRRKTRFGLAERWVIYDGDADDGTTAGATPLLSVRRRRIGACCKTLALARPRPRSAAAGTDAPSYVVEGSYGRRACAVRDARGGAVVAEVQRKEAVGDDVFRLVVAGPRLGAPLSMALVIALDDMFRGGWSARSLLRMSSPA